A region of Fibrobacterota bacterium DNA encodes the following proteins:
- a CDS encoding HDOD domain-containing protein: protein MSKSLEQKKIEQIENLPTLPEVANKLLKIINDPTTTAVDVANLISRDLSLTSKVLRLANSAFYGIPRTVTTVQNAVVILGLKVINTMVFSITVVKMFPGDGRNELFSRKKFWAHSLACAVLSRQLALRMRKFTLFDPEECFCAGLIHDIGRIVLDQYFHENFIKAIKTSVEKKTSLLEAEIGVFGFSHQDVGDWLTSRWELPQDIRIPIVYHHNPAKTEYAREITTLVHLADSMCFDIGFNLPGLEIRPPLDTALIAQLGFTPEDLDAVKGSAHEEIEKFHSAFEI from the coding sequence ATGAGCAAAAGCCTCGAACAAAAAAAGATTGAACAGATCGAGAACCTTCCGACCCTTCCGGAGGTCGCGAACAAACTCCTCAAGATCATCAACGATCCCACCACCACGGCGGTAGACGTCGCCAACCTGATTTCCCGGGACTTAAGCCTCACTTCGAAGGTGCTGCGCTTGGCCAACTCCGCCTTTTACGGCATCCCCCGTACCGTTACCACCGTCCAGAACGCCGTCGTGATCCTGGGCCTCAAGGTGATCAACACCATGGTGTTCAGCATTACCGTGGTGAAGATGTTCCCCGGCGACGGTCGCAATGAACTGTTCAGCCGCAAGAAATTCTGGGCCCATTCGCTGGCCTGCGCCGTATTATCGCGCCAGCTGGCCCTGCGCATGCGCAAGTTCACGCTCTTCGATCCCGAGGAATGCTTTTGCGCCGGGCTTATCCACGACATCGGCCGCATCGTGCTGGATCAATACTTCCACGAGAATTTCATCAAGGCGATCAAGACCTCGGTCGAGAAGAAGACTTCCTTGCTCGAGGCGGAGATAGGCGTGTTCGGTTTCAGCCATCAAGACGTCGGGGATTGGCTGACTTCGCGCTGGGAACTCCCGCAGGACATCCGCATCCCCATCGTGTACCACCATAATCCCGCCAAGACCGAGTACGCCCGGGAGATCACCACCTTGGTGCACTTGGCCGACAGCATGTGCTTCGACATCGGCTTCAATCTACCCGGCCTGGAAATCCGCCCCCCGCTCGACACCGCCCTCATCGCCCAATTGGGTTTCACTCCCGAGGATTTGGACGCCGTAAAGGGATCCGCCCACGAGGAGATCGAGAAATTCCACTCCGCCTTCGAGATTTGA
- the larC gene encoding nickel pincer cofactor biosynthesis protein LarC: MILLFDMQTGASGDMILGALFDLGLDFGEWKRGIDSLRLPEMNMRVERVVKQGLTAAHFRIDAPHEHAHRGLTEIRAILERGALPPRSLERALAVFTRLAEAEARIHGVPVDQVHFHEVGALDAIVDIAGACLGFEMLGISGFFTTPFTFGSGTVRSAHGELAVPVPATLALTEGFPSRRTGLPGELVTPTGAALIAALSDPLPDGFTASLVRAGYGAGTRDLPGIANVLRICLMREAAADVSGYAVFQVECNLDNMAPELIGYTAGRLRTAGCKDVWQEPIHMKKDRSAVKLCALADRAALDAALTIIAAETATGGVRWFPVQRLVAEKTMGIVSTSYGEVEVKRISFPGRAASRWSPEYESCRKLAEAKGAPLQDVYREALARAMGKDR, translated from the coding sequence TTGATTCTTCTATTCGACATGCAGACCGGCGCTTCCGGGGACATGATCCTGGGCGCCCTTTTCGATCTCGGTCTCGACTTCGGGGAATGGAAACGCGGAATCGATTCTTTGCGGCTCCCCGAAATGAACATGCGCGTCGAACGCGTCGTGAAGCAGGGGCTGACCGCCGCCCATTTCCGCATCGATGCCCCCCATGAGCATGCCCATCGCGGGCTTACGGAAATCCGGGCCATCTTGGAAAGAGGCGCCTTGCCGCCGCGGTCGCTGGAACGGGCCTTGGCGGTCTTCACGCGTTTGGCGGAAGCGGAAGCGCGCATCCATGGGGTGCCGGTGGATCAAGTGCATTTCCACGAGGTGGGCGCCTTGGACGCCATCGTGGACATCGCCGGGGCCTGCCTGGGCTTCGAGATGCTGGGCATCTCCGGATTCTTCACCACCCCTTTCACCTTCGGGTCGGGCACGGTCAGATCCGCCCATGGCGAGTTGGCCGTACCCGTCCCTGCTACCTTGGCCCTCACCGAGGGCTTTCCTTCGCGCCGCACGGGACTGCCAGGGGAACTGGTCACTCCCACGGGCGCGGCCCTGATCGCGGCGCTTTCCGATCCGCTTCCCGACGGTTTCACCGCTTCCCTGGTGCGCGCGGGATACGGCGCGGGTACGCGCGATTTGCCCGGCATCGCCAACGTCCTGCGCATATGCCTGATGCGGGAGGCGGCCGCCGATGTTTCGGGTTATGCGGTGTTCCAGGTAGAATGTAATTTGGACAACATGGCCCCCGAGCTCATCGGATATACGGCTGGGCGGCTGCGGACGGCCGGTTGCAAGGACGTCTGGCAAGAGCCCATCCACATGAAGAAGGATCGCAGCGCGGTTAAGCTCTGCGCCCTTGCGGATCGCGCGGCGCTCGACGCGGCGCTGACCATCATCGCCGCCGAGACCGCCACCGGCGGGGTGCGCTGGTTCCCAGTACAACGGTTGGTAGCGGAAAAGACCATGGGCATCGTCTCGACTTCCTATGGCGAGGTGGAAGTGAAGCGGATCTCCTTTCCCGGGCGCGCGGCCTCCCGATGGTCGCCGGAATACGAGAGCTGCCGCAAACTCGCCGAAGCCAAAGGCGCTCCCTTGCAGGACGTTTACCGCGAGGCCCTCGCGCGGGCCATGGGAAAGGACCGATGA
- a CDS encoding UDP-2,3-diacylglucosamine diphosphatase: MSMNQARPAYFISDLHLGARYRGMPAERETWLLRFLREDAPRASHLFILGDLFEFWMEYRSYVPKSHFRVLAALEALSRSGVEVHYLAGNHDFNLGDFFRDQLGLQVHADELRVELQGKRLLLLHGDGLAASDGRYRIMKKVFRNPLSNLLFRLLHPDWGMGLANAISGLSRDRHGNRPRKLDEYEAAGRALLARGDCDIVMHGHTHAAFVKDVPEGIYVNSGEWLYGMRYAVMENGACRIERYAGASALGREDGLDP, from the coding sequence GTGAGCATGAACCAAGCCCGGCCCGCCTACTTCATATCCGACCTTCACCTGGGAGCGCGCTACCGCGGGATGCCGGCGGAGAGGGAAACCTGGCTGTTACGGTTCCTCCGCGAAGACGCGCCGCGGGCATCCCATCTTTTCATCCTGGGCGATTTGTTCGAATTCTGGATGGAGTACCGGAGCTACGTGCCTAAAAGCCACTTCCGGGTGCTGGCGGCGCTGGAAGCCCTGTCCCGTTCCGGCGTCGAGGTCCACTACCTGGCGGGCAACCACGACTTCAACCTGGGCGACTTCTTCCGAGATCAGTTGGGCCTTCAGGTGCATGCCGACGAGCTCCGGGTGGAACTGCAAGGCAAAAGGCTTCTACTGCTCCATGGGGACGGGCTGGCGGCCAGCGATGGCCGCTATCGGATCATGAAGAAGGTGTTCCGGAATCCCCTTTCCAACCTCCTGTTCCGCCTATTGCATCCCGACTGGGGCATGGGTTTGGCGAACGCCATCAGCGGGCTTTCCCGCGACCGGCACGGGAACCGCCCGCGTAAGCTGGACGAATACGAGGCCGCCGGCCGGGCCCTGCTCGCCCGCGGCGATTGCGATATCGTAATGCACGGGCATACGCATGCGGCTTTCGTAAAGGACGTTCCGGAAGGCATCTACGTGAACAGCGGGGAGTGGCTTTACGGGATGCGCTACGCCGTCATGGAGAACGGGGCCTGCCGGATCGAGCGTTATGCCGGCGCCTCCGCACTGGGAAGGGAAGACGGCCTGGACCCGTGA
- a CDS encoding (2Fe-2S) ferredoxin domain-containing protein, translating to MRLQATPHKLHLFFCTNTRENGDKSCGDTPATRVLADLLKARFKEAKLPIRITRTSCLGPCAQGPNIMCYPQEVWFQDVREEDVDEIEAQVKRILASATAGKSGTAG from the coding sequence ATGCGCCTGCAAGCGACCCCCCATAAGCTTCACCTGTTCTTCTGCACCAATACGCGCGAAAACGGGGATAAGTCCTGCGGGGATACCCCGGCTACGCGTGTCCTCGCCGACCTGCTCAAGGCGCGGTTCAAGGAGGCCAAGCTCCCCATCCGCATCACCCGCACGTCCTGCCTCGGCCCCTGCGCCCAAGGCCCCAACATCATGTGCTATCCCCAAGAGGTATGGTTCCAGGACGTCCGGGAGGAAGATGTCGATGAAATCGAGGCCCAAGTGAAGCGCATCCTCGCCTCCGCGACCGCCGGAAAGTCCGGAACCGCCGGATAG
- a CDS encoding MFS transporter, which translates to MATADTINPVSTGEKAGKTRPISAEERKVIFASSLGTIFEWYDFYLFGVLTTIIGAQFFAPLDPATRNIFTLLTFAAGFAVRPFGAIVFGRLGDMIGRKYTFLATILIMGFSTFLLTFLPSYSAWGIFAPCCLIALRLLQGLALGGEYGGAATYVAEHAPHGRRGLYTSWIQTTATVGLMLALMVILATRYYSGGGTFSPEGEKAFGAAWGGWRIPFAFSGILLVISVWIRVKLSESPAFLKIKAEGKTSKAPLKESFLHGPNLRIVLLALFGLTAGQAVVWYTGQFYALYFLQTFLKVAAPTANILIAASLILGTPFFVIFGGLSDRIGRKPIIMAGCLIAALTYFPIFKAITAVANPKLKAAIAASPVKVVSDPSTCNLVLNLTGTAKFTTPCDVSRSFLANQGVNYDKVEGPAGSIATVTVGDASIVGYDGAAPTAKTEKVRFETELRAALDKAGYPSKADPINAFSGQWFALVGLLTILVIYVTMVYGPIAAMLVEMFPTRIRYTSMSLPYHIGNGWFGGFLPAIAFSIVAARGNIFSGLWYPVVIALATFVVGMLFVKETKDSMIYHQD; encoded by the coding sequence ATGGCGACAGCTGATACGATCAATCCCGTTTCGACCGGAGAGAAAGCAGGCAAAACGCGCCCCATTTCGGCAGAAGAGAGAAAAGTCATTTTCGCGTCTTCCCTGGGAACGATTTTCGAGTGGTACGACTTCTACCTTTTCGGGGTCTTGACGACCATCATCGGCGCCCAGTTCTTCGCGCCTCTCGATCCCGCCACGCGCAACATTTTCACCTTGCTGACCTTCGCCGCCGGTTTCGCCGTGCGCCCGTTCGGCGCGATCGTTTTCGGCCGCTTGGGGGATATGATCGGCCGCAAGTACACCTTCCTGGCGACCATCCTCATCATGGGTTTCTCCACCTTTCTGCTTACCTTTTTGCCGAGCTATAGCGCTTGGGGGATCTTCGCCCCCTGCTGCCTCATCGCGCTCCGCCTCTTGCAGGGGCTCGCCCTGGGCGGCGAATACGGCGGCGCCGCGACTTATGTCGCCGAGCATGCTCCGCATGGGCGCCGCGGATTGTACACGAGCTGGATCCAAACCACGGCCACGGTGGGGTTGATGTTGGCCCTCATGGTTATCCTGGCGACGCGTTACTATTCCGGCGGCGGGACATTCTCACCCGAAGGCGAAAAGGCTTTCGGCGCCGCTTGGGGCGGATGGCGCATTCCCTTCGCCTTCTCGGGCATCCTGCTGGTCATCTCGGTGTGGATCCGCGTTAAACTCAGCGAGTCGCCCGCTTTCCTGAAAATCAAAGCCGAAGGGAAAACCTCCAAAGCCCCGCTCAAGGAATCATTCCTGCATGGGCCGAATCTGCGCATCGTACTGCTGGCGCTCTTCGGGCTCACGGCGGGCCAGGCCGTGGTCTGGTATACCGGCCAATTTTATGCGCTTTATTTCCTGCAGACTTTCCTGAAGGTCGCGGCGCCCACCGCCAACATCCTCATCGCGGCTTCGCTCATACTGGGAACCCCGTTCTTCGTCATCTTCGGCGGGCTTTCGGATCGCATCGGCCGCAAGCCCATTATCATGGCGGGATGCCTGATCGCCGCCCTCACATATTTCCCGATTTTCAAAGCCATCACCGCCGTCGCCAATCCGAAACTCAAAGCCGCCATTGCCGCATCGCCCGTCAAGGTCGTCTCGGATCCTTCCACTTGCAACCTGGTTCTCAACCTGACGGGTACGGCCAAGTTCACGACGCCTTGCGATGTCTCCCGCTCTTTCCTGGCGAACCAGGGCGTCAATTACGACAAGGTCGAAGGTCCCGCCGGATCGATTGCCACCGTCACCGTGGGCGACGCCTCCATTGTCGGCTATGACGGCGCGGCGCCTACGGCCAAAACGGAAAAGGTCCGGTTCGAGACCGAGCTGAGGGCCGCCTTGGATAAAGCCGGTTACCCCTCCAAGGCCGACCCCATCAACGCCTTCTCCGGCCAATGGTTCGCCCTGGTGGGCCTACTGACCATCCTGGTGATTTACGTGACCATGGTTTATGGTCCGATTGCCGCCATGCTCGTCGAAATGTTCCCCACCCGCATCCGCTACACGTCGATGAGCCTGCCCTACCATATCGGCAATGGCTGGTTCGGCGGTTTCCTGCCGGCCATCGCGTTTTCCATCGTCGCCGCCCGCGGCAATATTTTCAGCGGCCTCTGGTATCCCGTCGTGATCGCCTTGGCAACCTTCGTAGTCGGCATGCTCTTCGTGAAGGAAACCAAGGACAGCATGATTTACCATCAGGATTGA
- a CDS encoding RluA family pseudouridine synthase, giving the protein MPLINSSFTSIIRNPGGANLAEYLSRRFTYHGPGEWDRLLALGRFELEGAPARGDERLREGMRLRFDVVDYEEPEVPLDFRVLERGPELAFVHKPAGMPVHRTGKIFFQTLANLVREELGDDAWAPLNRLDRETSGLMAFARGAEAARTHAPSAPGARWLKLYVAVTRGLPPSLSGAIDAPLGESRDGEGPVSPIRSQMHVQAGGRPSLTLYRVIAERDGMGLVALAPITGRKHQLRAHLAHLGCPIVGDKIYADGGRAYMKRLDAELDEADYAALGARRHLLHAFCLRIATDGKPAMEAWDWDVGAEFAAKFKALEARAWCATPACSELMAEAETARA; this is encoded by the coding sequence ATGCCCCTCATCAACTCTTCGTTCACCTCCATCATCCGCAATCCGGGCGGCGCCAATCTGGCCGAATACCTGTCGCGTCGCTTCACCTACCATGGGCCCGGGGAATGGGATCGGCTCCTGGCCCTGGGCCGCTTCGAACTCGAGGGCGCTCCCGCCCGCGGGGACGAGCGTTTGCGCGAGGGCATGCGCCTTCGCTTCGACGTCGTGGATTACGAGGAACCCGAGGTGCCGTTGGATTTCCGCGTGCTGGAGCGCGGCCCGGAACTGGCTTTCGTGCATAAACCCGCGGGCATGCCGGTACACCGGACCGGGAAGATTTTTTTCCAGACCCTGGCCAACCTGGTCCGGGAGGAACTCGGGGACGATGCCTGGGCCCCGTTGAACCGGCTGGACCGCGAGACCAGCGGGCTTATGGCTTTCGCCCGCGGCGCGGAGGCGGCCCGTACCCATGCCCCTTCCGCTCCCGGTGCCCGCTGGCTCAAGCTCTACGTCGCAGTAACCCGCGGGCTACCGCCATCCCTTTCCGGGGCCATCGACGCTCCCTTGGGGGAGAGCCGCGACGGAGAGGGGCCGGTCTCCCCCATCCGCAGCCAAATGCACGTGCAAGCCGGCGGGAGGCCGTCCCTGACCTTGTACCGCGTAATCGCAGAGCGGGACGGCATGGGCTTGGTGGCCCTCGCACCCATCACGGGCCGCAAGCATCAGTTGCGGGCGCATCTCGCCCATCTCGGCTGTCCCATCGTGGGAGACAAGATTTACGCCGACGGCGGCCGCGCATATATGAAACGGCTGGACGCGGAACTGGACGAGGCCGATTACGCGGCCCTGGGAGCCCGGCGCCATCTGCTGCATGCCTTTTGCCTGCGCATCGCGACAGACGGCAAACCCGCCATGGAGGCCTGGGATTGGGACGTGGGCGCCGAATTCGCGGCCAAGTTCAAGGCCCTGGAGGCGCGGGCGTGGTGCGCCACGCCGGCCTGCAGCGAGTTGATGGCGGAAGCGGAAACCGCGCGGGCCTGA
- a CDS encoding TlpA family protein disulfide reductase has translation MRQIKVFLTATILTCLAFDLAGAQPLRGPVQGPEAPEAPPTFELDKKGKRAHINFALTPKPISDANLKFSHFANRKLLIFYFSAKCPHCQHAIPYVQKLADDLNAQGFTSIAIAIKYNTEDDIRGFIRDYSVHMPVFYDEDRSIGENYGTGSIPLLIVINEKGEYIRYKSFDADQTPNQIKTEAAQFASAK, from the coding sequence ATGCGGCAAATCAAGGTTTTCCTGACGGCTACCATCCTGACCTGCCTTGCCTTCGATCTGGCGGGCGCCCAACCCTTGCGCGGTCCGGTTCAGGGACCGGAAGCTCCCGAGGCGCCGCCAACCTTCGAGCTCGACAAGAAGGGCAAGCGCGCCCATATCAATTTCGCGCTGACCCCCAAGCCGATCTCGGACGCCAACCTCAAGTTCTCCCATTTCGCGAACCGTAAGCTCCTTATCTTCTACTTCTCCGCGAAATGCCCGCATTGCCAGCACGCCATTCCCTACGTGCAAAAGCTGGCCGATGATCTGAACGCCCAGGGCTTCACCTCCATCGCCATCGCCATCAAGTACAACACCGAGGACGATATCCGCGGATTCATCCGCGACTACAGCGTGCACATGCCGGTGTTCTATGATGAAGACCGCTCCATCGGCGAGAACTACGGTACGGGCTCCATCCCGCTGCTGATCGTGATCAACGAGAAAGGCGAATACATCCGCTACAAGTCCTTCGATGCGGACCAGACTCCCAATCAGATCAAGACCGAAGCGGCCCAATTCGCTTCGGCCAAGTGA
- a CDS encoding SpoIIE family protein phosphatase translates to MDSGPHGGDLTSEVYKLRQQNVQLQHLLKYKDDVEIPTLKRQMGHFQHELQATKAQMSETAKQEDFIDRRSGILHIDRDMRVVKINSYALEILGTLHTQAIGRPIKEVGVNSQSGRPIFGDIDYYLEPEGRESEWEKEIPMPNGEKRYYHFRSALINGIRLVSISEVTDLRLSESRVKAIIGSSKDGIALVDEGSVIRSTNARFGKLFGLNWRQFAGMQFDIAAELLQYHFKDPHEFMAFYGAIQKEPQLHSEGLFEMVLPQSAAFQIYTRPIVDEQSRLIGRVWFVTDVTNFKEMEKKLAADAANLEVKVNERTEELYVQNQELVRVRQEIEMELDMAKQVQQGMLPKTLPKLDGYEVGAAYAPTGKVSGDFYDFIRLDEDRIFMLMTDVSGHGVPAALVTAMAKMAFDRHVKAGLSVSAILMNVNVDLCAAINTDHYLTAFAGILDLNTGKLTYSRVCHPYPVIYRHADQSLEHLQMRGGFFLGMFEDNSYSEQETFLNPGDLLFVYTDGINESFNNKDELYGRKRLDEVILRFARHGAQETIAQAQLDKERFSEGRQSLDDISIFAIKRREAR, encoded by the coding sequence TTGGATTCGGGACCCCACGGCGGCGACCTCACATCCGAAGTCTATAAGCTAAGGCAGCAGAACGTCCAGCTCCAGCATTTGCTGAAGTATAAGGACGATGTGGAAATCCCCACCCTGAAGCGTCAGATGGGCCATTTCCAGCACGAGCTGCAAGCCACCAAGGCCCAGATGAGCGAGACGGCGAAGCAAGAGGACTTCATCGATCGGCGGTCGGGCATCCTCCACATCGATCGCGACATGCGCGTGGTGAAGATCAATAGCTACGCGTTGGAAATCCTCGGCACCTTGCACACCCAGGCCATCGGCCGGCCCATCAAGGAAGTGGGGGTGAACTCGCAATCCGGCCGCCCCATCTTCGGGGACATCGATTATTACCTCGAGCCCGAAGGCAGGGAGAGCGAGTGGGAGAAGGAAATCCCCATGCCCAACGGGGAGAAGCGCTACTACCACTTCCGCAGCGCCCTCATCAACGGCATCCGCCTCGTCAGCATCAGCGAGGTGACCGATCTGCGCCTCTCCGAAAGCCGCGTCAAGGCCATCATCGGCTCGTCCAAGGATGGCATCGCCTTGGTGGACGAGGGCTCGGTGATCCGTTCCACCAACGCCCGCTTCGGCAAGCTATTCGGGCTGAACTGGCGCCAGTTCGCGGGCATGCAATTCGACATCGCCGCCGAGCTGCTGCAATACCATTTCAAGGACCCGCACGAGTTCATGGCCTTTTACGGCGCCATCCAGAAAGAGCCGCAGCTGCATTCCGAAGGCCTGTTCGAAATGGTGCTGCCGCAATCGGCCGCCTTCCAGATCTACACGCGTCCGATCGTGGATGAGCAAAGCCGCCTGATTGGTCGCGTATGGTTCGTCACGGATGTCACCAATTTCAAGGAGATGGAGAAGAAGCTGGCCGCCGACGCGGCCAACCTGGAAGTCAAGGTCAACGAGCGCACCGAGGAACTGTACGTCCAGAACCAAGAACTGGTGCGCGTGCGCCAGGAGATCGAGATGGAGCTGGACATGGCCAAGCAGGTGCAGCAAGGCATGCTGCCCAAGACCTTGCCCAAGCTGGACGGGTACGAGGTGGGGGCCGCCTACGCGCCTACCGGCAAGGTTTCCGGCGACTTCTACGATTTCATCCGGTTGGACGAGGATCGCATATTCATGCTCATGACCGACGTTTCCGGGCATGGCGTCCCGGCGGCCCTGGTCACGGCGATGGCCAAGATGGCCTTCGACCGCCACGTGAAGGCGGGCCTTTCCGTCTCGGCGATCCTCATGAACGTGAACGTGGATTTATGCGCGGCCATCAATACCGATCATTACCTCACCGCATTCGCGGGCATCCTCGATCTCAACACCGGGAAGCTGACCTATAGCCGGGTATGCCATCCCTATCCGGTCATCTACCGGCACGCGGACCAGAGCCTGGAGCATTTGCAGATGCGCGGGGGCTTTTTCCTGGGCATGTTCGAGGACAATAGCTATTCCGAACAGGAGACCTTCCTGAACCCCGGCGATCTCCTCTTCGTATACACCGACGGCATCAACGAGAGCTTCAACAACAAGGATGAACTCTACGGGCGCAAGCGCCTGGACGAGGTGATCCTCCGGTTCGCCCGCCACGGAGCCCAGGAAACCATCGCCCAGGCGCAGCTCGACAAGGAGCGGTTCTCCGAAGGGCGGCAAAGCCTCGACGATATCTCGATTTTCGCCATCAAGCGGCGGGAAGCCAGGTAA
- the galE gene encoding UDP-glucose 4-epimerase GalE — translation MNVLVVGGAGYIGSHVVKALLRAGARVTVFDNLSSGLRGNLRPGAKFRHGDILDSRALDEACAGEGAAGEGAYDGVIHLAALKAAGDSMLQPEKYSTHNITGTLNLLNAVARAGIKHFVFSSSAAVYGDPVYQPMDEKHPTVPANYYGYTKLAIEGFLDWYQRLKGVRFAALRYFNAAGYDLDGEINGLEQNPNNLLPVIMEAAMGWRKELQVFGNDYPTRDGTCIRDYIHVEDLASAHVLALQKLMAGTDRLVVNLGTGSGITVMEMVKMAGEISGKPVPYRMVGRREGDPPSVTASAGLAKQLLGWEAKHSDVGTLLRTTWKAYQANAKERLN, via the coding sequence GTGAACGTTCTCGTCGTCGGCGGAGCCGGATACATAGGCTCCCATGTGGTCAAGGCCCTGTTGCGCGCGGGCGCGCGGGTTACCGTGTTCGACAACCTTTCTTCGGGCCTACGGGGCAACCTGCGGCCCGGGGCGAAGTTCCGGCATGGCGACATTCTCGATTCCCGCGCCCTGGATGAAGCTTGCGCCGGGGAGGGCGCCGCCGGTGAAGGCGCCTACGACGGGGTCATCCATCTTGCCGCCCTCAAGGCCGCGGGCGACTCCATGCTGCAACCCGAGAAATATTCCACCCATAACATAACGGGCACCTTGAACCTTTTGAACGCGGTCGCGCGCGCGGGCATCAAGCACTTCGTGTTCTCTTCCTCCGCGGCCGTCTACGGCGATCCGGTTTACCAGCCCATGGACGAAAAGCATCCGACCGTGCCCGCCAATTATTACGGCTACACCAAATTGGCCATCGAAGGATTCCTGGATTGGTACCAGCGCCTGAAGGGCGTCCGCTTCGCCGCCTTGCGCTATTTCAACGCGGCCGGTTACGATCTCGACGGGGAAATTAATGGCCTGGAGCAGAACCCCAACAACTTGTTGCCTGTCATCATGGAAGCGGCCATGGGCTGGCGGAAGGAACTCCAGGTATTCGGAAACGACTATCCGACCCGGGACGGGACCTGCATCCGCGATTATATCCATGTGGAGGATTTGGCTTCCGCCCATGTCCTGGCCTTGCAAAAGCTGATGGCGGGCACCGATCGGTTAGTGGTCAACCTGGGGACGGGCTCAGGCATCACCGTGATGGAAATGGTGAAAATGGCCGGGGAAATCTCCGGAAAACCCGTTCCCTACCGCATGGTAGGCCGCCGCGAAGGCGATCCCCCCTCCGTGACCGCATCCGCCGGCTTGGCCAAACAGCTGCTGGGATGGGAGGCGAAACACAGCGATGTAGGTACTTTATTGAGAACCACCTGGAAGGCCTATCAAGCCAATGCCAAGGAACGATTGAACTAA
- a CDS encoding magnesium chelatase, translated as MKEFPATLGDLKRSGWRSKSVKDELRDNLLARIRGRSDGDLRDPLMPGIVGYEETVLKQLTHAILSRHDILLLGLRGQGKTRILRQLASFLDDRIPIVAGSEVNDDPYAPISRYAQEKIAAQGDETPIEWIGRERRYGEKLATPDVSMADLIGDIDPVKAFHQKIGYGHEGAIQFGIIPRTNRGIFVINELPDLQARIQVGLLNIMEERDIQIRSFRVRIPLDILMAFSANPEDYTNRGNIITPLKDRIDSQIITHYPKNAEAAMEITKQEARIHTSGPQPVISDLIRLAIEQIAFEAREDKDYVDQKSGVSARLPIAAMELLGSAVELRGLLTGEDAPRARLSDLEAVVPAITGKLELVYAGEQEGPANIARAMVGKAVRTVFHKLFADPYNKKEKQPEENPYYPIISWFEKGNTLTLGDRMTDAQYRKALESVPDIRKAAARAALDPKALEKEKADDMLHLEFLLEGLHLHSRLSKENLSEGFTYRDMMSDILKD; from the coding sequence ATGAAGGAATTCCCGGCTACCTTAGGGGATCTCAAGCGCTCGGGTTGGCGCAGCAAATCGGTCAAGGATGAATTGAGGGACAACCTGCTGGCCCGCATCCGCGGCCGGTCGGATGGCGACTTGCGGGATCCGTTGATGCCCGGCATCGTCGGATACGAAGAGACGGTGCTCAAACAATTGACGCATGCGATCCTGTCCCGGCACGACATCCTGCTCTTAGGATTACGCGGGCAAGGCAAGACCCGCATCCTGCGGCAGCTGGCGAGCTTCCTGGACGATCGCATCCCCATCGTGGCGGGCAGCGAGGTCAACGACGACCCGTACGCGCCCATCTCGCGCTACGCCCAGGAAAAGATCGCCGCCCAAGGCGACGAAACGCCCATCGAGTGGATCGGACGCGAAAGGCGCTACGGCGAGAAGCTGGCCACGCCGGACGTGTCCATGGCCGATCTTATCGGCGACATCGATCCGGTCAAGGCCTTCCACCAGAAGATCGGGTACGGCCACGAAGGCGCCATCCAGTTCGGGATCATCCCGCGCACCAACCGGGGCATCTTCGTCATCAACGAGCTTCCCGATTTGCAAGCGCGCATCCAGGTGGGCCTGCTGAACATCATGGAAGAGCGCGACATCCAGATCCGCAGCTTCCGGGTGCGCATCCCGTTGGACATCCTGATGGCCTTTTCCGCCAATCCCGAGGACTATACCAACCGGGGCAATATCATTACGCCTCTCAAGGATCGCATCGATTCGCAGATCATCACCCACTACCCGAAGAATGCCGAAGCCGCGATGGAGATCACGAAGCAAGAAGCGCGCATCCACACCTCCGGTCCGCAGCCCGTCATTTCCGACTTGATCCGCCTGGCCATCGAGCAAATCGCCTTCGAGGCCCGCGAGGACAAGGATTACGTGGACCAGAAGTCCGGCGTCTCCGCCCGCTTGCCCATCGCCGCCATGGAGCTCCTGGGGAGCGCGGTGGAATTGCGGGGCCTGCTGACCGGGGAAGATGCGCCGCGGGCCCGCCTTTCGGATCTGGAAGCGGTGGTTCCCGCCATCACCGGCAAGCTGGAGCTGGTATACGCCGGAGAGCAGGAAGGCCCGGCCAACATCGCCCGCGCCATGGTGGGCAAGGCGGTACGGACGGTTTTCCATAAGCTCTTCGCCGATCCCTACAACAAGAAGGAAAAGCAGCCTGAGGAGAATCCCTACTATCCGATCATCTCGTGGTTCGAAAAAGGCAATACCCTCACCTTGGGTGATCGCATGACGGACGCGCAATACCGGAAGGCCCTGGAGTCGGTTCCGGATATCCGCAAGGCGGCGGCGCGCGCGGCCCTGGATCCCAAGGCCCTGGAAAAGGAGAAGGCGGACGATATGCTGCACCTCGAGTTCTTGCTCGAAGGTCTGCATCTGCATTCGCGCCTGAGCAAGGAAAACCTTTCCGAAGGCTTCACTTACCGCGACATGATGTCGGACATCCTGAAGGACTGA